In Anomaloglossus baeobatrachus isolate aAnoBae1 chromosome 3, aAnoBae1.hap1, whole genome shotgun sequence, one genomic interval encodes:
- the LOC142297279 gene encoding uncharacterized protein LOC142297279, with protein sequence MPPGQQELARLHDHVESDSLASSLLPQGRGGSARVESDDAGRRQEPGSSAAGLTAPRQPDGAFSEIGTCSRSQRSDLSNGVVGSAIRAARKLISGSLSGGTWSAYSQAWKVWEDWKLSVGGDMEDDGRLLMLVGHYWEAGWSVPKVNCFLAGLAFGFKVRGLKDVTKSFLVVQALKGWRRGWKVEDKRRPISYDLLLSLGRQVDRVCTSIWEKRLFKLAFSLAFFAALRLGELVGTSRFKRDGLSRDSVDLYEDRIEILIRSSKTDQLRKGCRVVVFGVPGSAMCPVRCLREFGPVAGGANIPLLVHADGSSLSRFQFISIFKRCLERGGFSSADFGSHSFRIGAATEAARRGLSDEVVKRIGRWESGRFKSYVRIDRL encoded by the exons ATGCCACCCGGCCAGCAGGAGCTGGCAAGACTACATGACCACGTCGAAAGCGATTCGCTCGCATCGAGCCTCCTCCCTCAAGGCCGTGGGGGCTCTGCTAGAGTCGAATCAGATGATGCAGGAAGGCGTCAGGAACCAGGATCTTCGGCTGCTGGACTCACAGCACCCAGGCAGCCAG ACGGCGCTTTTTCAGAGATTGGCACCTGCAGCAGAAGCCAAAGGTCTGACTTGTCCAATGGAGTTGTGGGTTCTGCCATTCGAGCGGCAAGGAAGCTGATTTCCGGATCATTATCAGGTGGTACCTGGTCAGCCTACTCACAGGCTTGGAAGGTTTGGGAGGATTGGAAGTTATCTGTAGGGGGTGACATGGAGGACGATGGTCGGTTATTAATGCTAGTAGGCCATTATTGGGAAGCTGGTTGGTCGGTTCCAAAAGTTAATTGTTTTTTAGCTGGTTTAGCCTTTGGCTTCAAGGTCAGGGGCCTTAAGGATGTAACAAAATCCTTTTTAGTCGTGCAAGCGCTAAAAGGATGGAGGAGAGGTTGGAAAGTGGAAGATAAGAGAAGACCAATTTCTTACGACTTGCTGTTGAGTTTGGGGAGGCAAGTGGATAGGGTTTGTACTTCTATTTGGGAGAAGCGTCTCTTTAAGTTAGCTTTTTCCTTGGCATTCTTTGCAGCTTTGCGGTTAGGGGAGCTGGTGGGCACCTCCAGATTTAAAAGGGATGGTCTATCGAGGGATAGTGTCGATCTTTATGAGGACAGGATTGAAATATTAATCCGTTCTTCTAAAACTGATCAGTTACGAAAAGGTTGCAGAGTGGTAGTGTTTGGAGTCCCCGGATCGGCGATGTGTCCGGTCCGTTGTTTAAGGGAATTCGGTCCAGTAGCTGGTGGGGCTAACATTCCGTTGTTGGTACATGCGGATGGTTCCTCATTGTCTCGATTTCAATTTATATCTATTTTCAAACGCTGTTTGGAGCGGGGTGGTTTCTCATCAGCGGATTTTGGCAGCCATTCATTCAGAATAGGGGCAGCCACTGAAGCAGCCAGGAGAGGGCTCAGTGATGAAGTGGTAAAAAGGATTGGAAGGTGGGAATCTGGAAGATTCAAGTCATATGTGCGAATTGACAGGTTGTGA